The Apium graveolens cultivar Ventura chromosome 10, ASM990537v1, whole genome shotgun sequence nucleotide sequence TATCCTGTATTCTTGCATGTAAAGAAATAAGCATGGTTGTACAAAACCAATATTGTTTTAGTGTTTTATAAAAATGTTACAATCACTACTTTGAGGAAGACATCATACATCTACTGTATATGTTATTGTAATTTATCTTAAGAAATTCTATTCACATGCAGATAGCTTTAAGAATTTTGTACAAATCTTGTTCATATGCAGACAATATATACATTTTTCCACAGGACATGCACATCTTTGGCATGTACAATATATCTGTTCTTGTTCCCATGGCATTCCAATGTTTGCATGTTTTAGAACAGAGTTTGTGAATCCCAGTTTACTAGATGTGTTTAAGGTATTTCATGTGTATGTTGTTTGTGAATTTTTCTACTTGTTTTTGAATTAGATAGTTCAGTCTCTCGTGCAAATAAGTACCACCCTTTTAAATTTAGTATGTGATATGTGTTCTGATAGTGGATTTAGTTTTTGTCTATGGCTAGTTCCTTTTATGGTGTTCTTGTTTTTCAGGTTTAATAAAGTGTTCTTGCTGAAAAATGCCTTCGAGACTTTCACTTGGACAAGGCAGTGGTGAGGGCTCCTCTCAGAGGGCGCGTGACAGACGCTTAATTGTTAAAATTAGGCCACCAAAGCCTATAAGAAATGCTATTGTGACACTGACAGGGGCAAATGGAATCGTCAAAACCATTTACTATAGTAGATCGAGTACCGCGCCATCCTCTAATTTCCCAGAGATTGTACATGTAGATGAAGGAATGCCAAAAGATAATGAGAAGGCGCCAGGGAAATAACTTTATTAGGAATGTTTTAGCCTGGTGGATATTGAGTGGGGGGTTTGAGCATGTCTGTCTGAGTATTTGGTATACCTCAAGAAAGATTGTGTGGACATTAATTACTTTTCCTGTTATTTTGAAAGTTGGATAAATGTTGTCGAGTAACTTATTCGAGTTCTACATTCAAAGAAGGGTTCTATGGGGCAGCCACCGCACAGGAACCCTTGAAGTACAGGCCCCCAAATTTTTAAGACCTTAAATATATTTACGAACTATAATATCATAAGAAATATAAAATGGACTTGTTTAAATGACAACTGAAAGTGCATTTTTTTGGATAAAGTGGACGATTAAAGTATTTTAAATGACCTTTTTACAAAATAAGCAAGAATCTTAATATGCGAGAAGAGCCTctaattttaattaaattattcaaATATATTTTTTGTTTACATATTTTGGTAGTTTATTTTATTTGTCagaatatatttttttaaaatttatattagaAAAATTACGGGTCCAATTTTGTAAATTCGCAAGTCTTCTTATTATTTTACCCGGGCCTGTTTATGAATCTGCAAGAATGAATCTTCTAGAACAAATACAAGGTGTCATCTACAGTCCTTAGTACCAGTAATCGTCATATTCGTGTCATGAATCTTTACTTCTTTTAGGAATTACCAATTCCAAAAATAACTTTAATTGCCTGCTGTCACTTGTAGAGCCTGGGAGGGCAAGGAAGAGCAAATTCTTGTACTTGTTCCTTGTTTGGAAATCGTTCTTTTCGAGTCATTTAGTCATAATGTGTCCACAATCATTTATAAAAGTTATTCTCGGTAAGGAATTATTTTTAATCTATCCTTTATTAGTGATTTACACTTTATACAATCAAAACATAtacttaaaattttaaattgaagGGCATTCGTATTTTTTTAATGGTTTTTTATTCTTCTTTTCCTCTTCTAACCCTGGTAAAGGTGGAGGCTCCAAGGGAGATCAGAAAAAATGTGAGTAAAACATCCATCAAGTATATTATTAAATGGATATTTCAGGAATAGTATAAGATAATTTGTTTAACAAGAATAGATTAAAAAATACACTAATCTTATCATGTTAAACTGTAAAAAGTTGTTCAATAGATAAAATAATTCATTGATCGAACAGTTCTTACCTAATATTTTACTTCACAATTTaaacataaattttataatattcaaAAGTTTTCTTTTTTTACAAAGGTTTAATATTGTTAACATTTATTTTAACTTTTTTTGACAGAACATCTATTCTAATTTAAAGTAAAACAGAGacacaaatatatttttaaagttTTCTTGTGGttttaaataagaaaaatatatgaTTTACAATCACAACTACACATGCACATAAGCTGACATAATTTAAAAGCCACATATGATAAACTCGAGAACCGGTTGCATAATATACTTCTTGTGCAGAAAGTCAGAAATACTACTTGCTTTATAACTCCATTACACCCTGTTTGCTAATTGTTCTAAAAATCCTTTATTAGACAAACAAACATCCATCAATATCTTTGGCTAATCTGTTGATCCTTTTCTGAGGAATTTAGTTCCTTTGAATATTTAGGTCAGAAAGCTCTTCGGGGAGGTTCAGCACAATTTCAGCATATGCTTCAGGCAAACTCATAGTCCGCAACGCATCTTCTGCGTATATTAGCCTCAATGGTACCTCTTCGTTTTCTGCTACGCCGTTCCCTTTTCTTAAATTTTCAGCACTTGAAGATTTTTTCACAGGCCAAGCTAGTACACTTACTCGAGTGGGTAGTATAGCCAACAGATTTGCGTATCTCAGACCGACAGTTATCTTGCAATCACAATCATCTAGCATGAATTCCACCATGTCGTAGGGAAGACTGTGATAAAGTTCTCTGAGTTGGTTCCCATATAATTCCTTAACAAGGCGGACCTGCTCCCTTCGGTCAACATAAGCTTGCAACAATTCACCAACATGATCTATAAACTTTATCGCATTTGAAGAGAGAAACTCATTTTCTGCTTCCCGTATTGGCAGGAAAAAAGGAACTGTATGTTCGAGGACAGTCATCTTCTGAAGAAATGATTTGCTTTCAAGCACACAATGGTAATATTCACGAACATATCCACCAAACAATGCCTCATAACGAATGCCGATTCTTGCTCCATCAAGACAGCAAATCATCTTTGTTCCAACTTTGTAGGTGATCTTTTCAGCAAGAGGAGATCTCGGTGATGATCTTGGATCCCCAGGCAATTGTACAGCCCTACTCTCAACCTCCATGTGAACCCTTTCTCTTATCGTGGCTAATAACCCATCAGTCCACTCTTCAGCATCTAAACAAATTTCACGAGTTTTAGAGTAACAAGCAGCTTCAAACTCCCTCTGCAAACGCTCAAAAACAGTCCTGTCAGAGTCCCTGGAAAGACGCTCAGCTAGCTCCCCATGTCTTTTTAAAACACTGTTAAATTTCGCCCTCGTAGTCTCCAAGCTTATATCATCTTTCTGCATAAAGTTCACTTCCCCCATTTCGGCACTACAAATAGACAAGTCTCAATAAATTAATACCTAAACCTTTCCATTCCACTATAATCTCAtcaaattatttttacttttaaatAATATGAAACCGTTAAAGATTACATTAGAAATATCAAATAGAGACATCCACGAAGTGTTGATTTATTACAGAAACCAAAAACTAAATTAGTAAGATTCCTACCACCTGTTCCGAAACTATGTATACAATTCAAACTAAATGCCAACAACAAAAACATATAACATTAATAATTAACTACAAACAAATACGAAAAAACAAGTATAGTTCCACAATCCGATTAATAATACTAGTTTCGAACCTTAACACGAGGGGAGAACGCAAAATGTTATCATACAATCGAATAAATAAGGGGATTCAAGCTGTGTTAAAAAAACAACATAATCTAATAATGAAATAAAAGTAAGCAGATTACAACTAGAACGTGAATTGCAcattcagaaattaaaaataattgaaataagGCCCTAATTACAAGTAGACCCGACCCGGTTAAAAACCCCTAATTCAGAAAACAAACCCTAGAACCCGACCCGGAAAACAATAACGACTAATAATCAGGGAAGGAGAAGAACGAAGAAAGGACGCACCTGTACAGATTCTGCCGGAATTCGGAGACGTCACCGGCGTGCTTCTACCGTTCAGTCCGACGAGTTATGAGTCTGTTTGGTGCTTGTGTTTGAAACAGAAGGGGGTATGACTCATTGTGTACCGGGAaccattttctttattatttataaagaaatattatttttataaacttTAGGTTCATTAATCAAATTATTATAAACTTTGGGTGATGCTAAATACAGtaaaaaatatagtaaaaattTACTTCATACAATAATCAGCAATTACTATTATGTCCCTCAAATCTAACCATGCAAACATTAATTTCATGAGAACAAATCTTGTGTACATTAGTTGCATCTATTTATTAACCGAAATtgttttattaattaatatttttaataaaataattgttaacatgtaatttaatatactatcattacttgaaaaaatatgaaaatactattcttgaattaaaaaaaatatttatacttaattcaaataataataattattgtaAAATAAAAAATGAACATATAAAAGTAAGGTCATAAAACTTAGTAAACTATGTTTATAATccaaataaaattatagaaaaaattatttataaaaagtaaaaatatatACTTACAAAAAAGAGAAAATATGTAAAAAAGATTGAACTATATTGGGTAGATAAAATTCTTTAATCCAATTGAACATTTTTGTTTTTTATATGACGTTTTGATTTTTGCATgtatttaatatattttgattaaataattagaaatattattcgtaattttttttgtaaatcaAAATTTACTGATAAAAATAGAAATGTGACAACTAAAAAGGGACGGAGGGGGTACTTCTTTTATGTGTTTCGATTTATTTGCTTTTCTCGTAATTTTTTGAAGtataattaatcatatttatttttaatgatAAAATTAACCATTTTTTTACCAATGATTAACCACTCTTATATTATTTACAAAAaccaaaaattatttattgaagtatattaaatatatattttccaatgatatatatttttaatttggttcaattataaaatatttatttaagagtAAACATTAAATTgtgtttattttttattattaaatgagaACTCAGAACAAAGATATTTTCTAATTCATCACACTTTAACGcctaaataatataaaatttacattattgttaaaCTCAACTCCAATATTTTCATATTAAGTTTTACCTAGAAAAACTCTTGTATATATCATTTTAGTAAAAGTATAATTTTGAAATTGGATCATAGATGGTCTAATTATCAATAAATTATGTACATATGTCATATTATtttataacaaaaaaattattattcacttaatgatcatttaaaaaaattgtaattGTAAAATTTTTTTTGGATCAATTGAAATTTTGTTAggattttttaaatttatttcacATGATTAACCATGAAACATTAAAAAGTATTGGAGAAATTTGAAGTTTTTCTGAATGGAAAAAAAATTAAGGACTCTTAAAAATTAATACATACACGATCACCACTTAAGAAGGACATACAAAGTAATTTAAGATAATACCGGTTAATTTATTAAGTATATTCGTTTCTGAGGAAAATAATTTCTTCAATCATTTTATTTGAAAAAGTGAAGAAGAGAGCCTGACtattaaattgattatttattGCATTTAGAGAATCACTTAATATATGTGTTAAATGCATTCATTTGCACGGAATACAAgtgaagacattcatttgcacAAAATACAAGTGAAGGTCAAACTTGTAATTGCTGATTACTACACGGAGTAAAAATTTACTGCATTCAGCAATCATATAAACTTTAATTAGTttgtaatttattaatttattttatagtgTATTTGTAGACTTATTCTCTTTATTGCATAATTTTTTATACTAGTAATTACATATTTGACTGACTGAAATAGCGTTTAACTGTCCGAATATTTTTATATTCGGTTTGTATCTAGTAACATGGGAGAATTTGAAAGTATCAATTTAAAGTCAAAAATGATTCCGGTGACATGGTGAAACTTGAAattctatttttaaaataataactaAATTTGATAAAGTAAATGTTGAACTAATATGTTAAGAACTTGAATTTGAACTTGTCGTGAATTATGAAAATAATAGTTGATATAACGAAAGTAAGGAGTTATCATAATTACAAAAAAATGAGAGATATTGTGAACATTAATATATATGAATATCTGAttatacaacatgatgtattGAAGATTAAGTTAGATATACCTGAATTTAATATAAGATTCGATCGTAATATATTTTTCGATTGTTTATTACATGCGGAATACTTTTTTTTATTGGAATTAGATGTAAGATTAATACAAGATTAAGTTTGCAAATAATCATATTTTATCTCCATCTAATGTGTGAGTCTTTTTTCTCTTCATCAGTAAATACAGTACTGCGAGAGCATCAAATGGCACGTTATTAAAGTTTAGATTATCAGATGGCGAGCTTGAGTAGAGAGGAAGAAGAGAATGAATGACTAGTTTTTGAGTCATACGTAGAAGATGACGTAAACAGGTACTAACTATGTTTGTTTGATCGCTTTCTTACAgagaaaaatattaacataagGGTTATGAAAACTAAGATGGCTGATGTATGAAAACCCACCATGAAAATAAATATGAAGGAGTTTGAGAAAAACATATTCTTATTTCAATTTTATCACACAGAGGACATGGCAATGGTTTTAAACGGAGGACCTTGGGCATTTGATAATGTTATGCTGCTTGTGGATGTTATTCCAGTACGAATTGACCCATTGAAGGTGCAACTTTGGTTCTTAAAAATATGGATCCAGATACACAATCTCCCAGCTATTTTCATGTTAGTGGCGGTTGGTAAACAGCTTGACAATTTTTTTGGAGAATTTCTTCAATATGATGAGAAGAATAATACAAGCATCTGGCGTGAATTATGCACTTAAAGATTGTGATTAATATCCGGAAACCACTGAAAATAAATAAGAAGGTAACCAGAAAGATTGAAACGGAATTAATTGTAACATGTAAGTATGAACGGTTCGGGGAATTTTGTTTCTCATGCAGGATAGTTACGCATACTGATAGATTTTGCAGGAGGTTAGAAGAGGTGATGAATGAGCCAATGAATGGGGAAGTTGGCTTAGGATAGTACCCTGACGATCGCCGATAGTACCCTGGCGATCGCCGACCAGGAGAGAAGCAAGTGGTTGAGGAAAGAGAATGACGCGGAGTGGGAGGCGAAAATTGGGAGAGAGAATAATGGTCCACGATTTTTCGGGAGATAATTCAGGAAGGAAGGGGAAAGAGTTAGCTGGAAAGAGTGATTTTAGGGATAGAGAGATATtctttaatttcaaaaataattcaaATAGTGAAAGAAGCGTGCTAATTATGTCTACATGAGTATTGTCAAATACTGAGAGTCTTGATCGGCTTGAAAATGATGAGGACATTTGGATTAATATTAAGGATATGAAAAGAAGGAGAAGTGAGCATGTAACTAAATGTACGATGGATATTAAAAGGTACCTGAAAATTGTAACACCCCctaatccggggtcggggattcgggttgtcacgagttccatttcccttatcaatacttaatcttaacagtcaaccaactactgcgtactgtgaccccacaatacacacacacacacaccacaagttatagtctcatagatgaataccaaaaataacaaaagtcattttattccacaattataaaccatttcaccataaaaagggtttctgaataatttacatattttttgccattattacaattcataaatatacataagtctggcacaacaaaagttgaaagcctagcctactggtagctcctacctcagctacaacgacatcaacgcctacaggaaactgcggaacgtttcctaaccgctcacaaattgggagcttgatcttgttcatcttgtctatctgttgttgtatgatgaaagaagaaagcaagagtgagcaacaagcccaccgaaataatatgtataacaattaacaatatatgagcattctcatagtactcatgaaagtcttggtcaaaaagaaatgaaccaagtttgttatcttaacgcgaccaagtcacaaaatattcagtatatatatacatatatacttttcacaatctttgaaatcctctgacatgtgtaatatacacagagttccagtttataactgtataaaaatatcgttgcaaggtgatctcatatatctaaccttgtctcaacgtttttctgaaaatctttgacatgcataagataatcatttactagatataagtttaaaagatgaagttacaagatactccattatacttatatcttttccaaatactacttgaactaccaccgttcaagttataatcagtttcaaaagttcatcacactgatgagattacaagataagacttgaatagattcaatctttgaaatatcatttgaaagaaatgaagttacgagatactttattaagtcaagatatatatatatatacacctatatatatatacatttcatacactccttgaaaacctctgttatgaaaattataaacagagttgcaatatccaatgaattttggaaaggagaaaaccttggcataaacctgatatcttgctgatcaggcaaagataccaataagtaaccttttctactagtagatggacgaattccccactggtcatcaccctggccgtaataggaccttatgctggactaccactcagccacttacgcatttgatggactcccactgagccacttacaatttcatggacgcccactgagcccatgttgcttatgctgactcaatagatggacttacttcccgaacgttgggtaagtaatcaattcatttatcaaaacaacaaccttgttgcgaatataaaatacaccacagagccggatccctcaggttttgagcgagtatttaaatccccttttgaaaggaagatcttaaatataaaaatgagttttgggatccgctctaacttttaaaatcattttgaagactcgaaaacatttttaagaatgtttggagtaatactgatttaataaaataaatcagtcccgatatgttagaaaatatctgaatattattatttaaataatattcccataaggataattcttataaaaataattgaggtagaagttttaaaactcatacttgaaatgaataataaataaccaaagatatacttatacgaaagtacgatctttatttgaataattgaaaataagtttgattatcgaaacattattctttaataaaa carries:
- the LOC141693153 gene encoding uncharacterized protein LOC141693153 — translated: MGEVNFMQKDDISLETTRAKFNSVLKRHGELAERLSRDSDRTVFERLQREFEAACYSKTREICLDAEEWTDGLLATIRERVHMEVESRAVQLPGDPRSSPRSPLAEKITYKVGTKMICCLDGARIGIRYEALFGGYVREYYHCVLESKSFLQKMTVLEHTVPFFLPIREAENEFLSSNAIKFIDHVGELLQAYVDRREQVRLVKELYGNQLRELYHSLPYDMVEFMLDDCDCKITVGLRYANLLAILPTRVSVLAWPVKKSSSAENLRKGNGVAENEEVPLRLIYAEDALRTMSLPEAYAEIVLNLPEELSDLNIQRN